The Dioscorea cayenensis subsp. rotundata cultivar TDr96_F1 chromosome 11, TDr96_F1_v2_PseudoChromosome.rev07_lg8_w22 25.fasta, whole genome shotgun sequence genomic interval atattatatatatatatatatataatatgagaaAAAAGTTTCTGCAGACATCCGTAGATGTCCACAGGTAGTAACAgggttgttttgattttcttttttttaactagAGGTGTTAGTAGAAATATGGTTCAATGGTTgtgatttgtttaattaatgtgTAAATAATTGATTGCACGGttaagattaaaatattattcattacaaatttttttaactagagGTGTTAGCAGGAATACTATTCAACGGTTGTGTGATTTGTTTAGTTACTGTGTAAATAATTGAGTGAACGTTTAAGATTAAAATAATGTGCACATTGTTCATAAACAGGAAAATACTGTGCATCACTGTTTATAAGCAGGGTTGTTTTGGTTAACTATAGTGTTAGTAGGAATAGCGTTCAATGGTTGTGATTTATTTGGTTACTGatataaataattgatttagtgattaagattaaaaatattatgcatctcattttttattgtacGCTGTTCATAAACACAATGTGTGTGCACAATAATTACTGTTTactcataataaaaaaaccgtTGGATCTCAATCAAACAATTAAAATCAATGTCTATAGATTAATAATTTATAGACAGTTCACAGAATAttcatcctatatatatatcatcatctacatttattataaattttataaaaaaaataataattaaataattaattatatatgtttagtCATCATTgcattaaaacattttaaaattactaCATGAACcaagataatatttttcaactaaaaatattagaaaatataccAAGCTGATGATCAATCCAGAATTCCATTCATTTAGaatattcatattaattaaaagaattttgATATGACTTTgtgatagtatttttttttctttatttcttttccttggTATTCTACAgctaaaatattttgaaagtgTTGTTTTGAAAcctcttttttaattaatcttaacTTTTTTTTCCCATTCAACCTTGTTGTGCATTCGAAATTAATCctaatgtatataaaaattattttacatagTAATAATCAAAtccatatgattattgtttgaaattataaatattcttATCCTTCAAAGTCTCAAACCATGGGCTTTTTACAAAATGATTTTTCTATGAAAGTCTATCTACAAATATGAATGTTTATTTGGTTATATCTATGTGCTAATTTGAACTAGCCACGTCAGCTGCCACGTCACCATTATTCAATCACATCAACttgataattaatatttttaattaaattaatatcattaataaaaaataaaaataaaaatgagcatGGTGGAATAGATTTTAAGGATGAAATGACTTTTGAGACATGGTTTGAGAAtcaaaagattaaaaactttTCAACTAAGAggataatataaaaactaagaaataacTTATATATGATATTAGAGTGATTTAACACACTATAACAATATTTTAGAATTATGTCAAATTATTTAATCTTACCCATTAATTACACTAAgttttctatataaatataaacttaataatcattttataaattattaattacaaaacatGAGCCTTCCATGGGTTTTTCATTACTAAAGTATTTCATTGTATAAATGTTTAATTGACAACAAATGACAATCAAGTTTAGCTTTCTCCAACTTAAAATCTTTTTACACTATTAACGAAGATTAGATATCAAAATCTATTATATAAGATGAAAGTGAgtagtatttttataaaattagtgTACACTTTTAACATGCggcatgttattaaaaaaaaaaaaaattaaaatccagTTCAAAAtctaataatagtttttttaaaaaataattataaattttatgaattaataGAGATAAAATGTGAATTtcataaagaataaaataaaataagtatgaCATCTATTAATCTTTGCCGTGGCGGaaccataaataaaattaagaggtgctgaatttaaatattaaaaatttataataattaatatttcaaaaatataaaatatatatccatctaaAAAATTTGGTTTGTGTGTAAAAATCCaatcatatttacataattaggGATTAACTCAACAAGTTaagcactaaattaacaaataatgcaattaaaaaaaaaaatatatctaatttaattattaaatacaacaattattcaacaagtaatctaatgaataatcaaaaatttcataacaaatatctaacattttttcacaacaattttcattataaaacaaatatttaacaaatatctaacaatcattcatcaaatataaatatttttaaacaacaaataatcacacaaaaattttaaaattaaattagatataaagcaaacaagaaaaaaaaatgataaatccttataatgaaaataaaacataaacttaaaaataattgatcaaatgtaaaaaaaaaacttaccaaTCCATGCGATATGTAATGTTTATTTTAGGGATTGTAAAagataaattgtatttttattttatttttatttttgtttattattactattttatattaatatcctaaatattaaaaattatgtattgataaatttaataaaaaaattctatatataaaatttaaaaacaaaaatatttgaagatttaTGTTTGGCTAGTCATAAGTAATATGGTTAtcactcaacatcaaatttatttaatataataattttattaattttacttaatttattttaaatagtatgagtttagaatttcttttaaagaaataaataataggacttttcatatgaattataattattaatgttttaattatatatatatatatatatatgatggtggAGCAACTCTATATATTAtgggcttgtttggattagcttttggaaaatctaaaagtgtttttttataagttaagcacttatgggttcaaaaaaagttatttgtattggtttttctgtAAAAGCAAGAAGTGAAAAAACCCGAAAACATGCTTTTTTGGAGCTAATCATATCaggttatgaaaaaaatttatttttttaaactttatttttacgAACtctactttttataaaaaactaatacaaacataaaatataaaaaaatatttaacttattttgaaaaaacacttattttataaatatttttattaaactgaTTTTTTTAGTAAGTCAATCCAAACCAGGTATATGATGAACCATCACTCTCACAGGTCAAGATCTATACTATATTCATTGTAAAAACAGACAAAACAGAGGAATACAACCTTTCAGCTTGGTAacatgttataaataaataaagaaaaataaagaaaaactcaatTTGCAAACGGATCACGTGACACGTAGGCATCTGTTGGCGAGTCAAGAATAGTGGTGTTACTCTTACGGTGGTGGGGCCTACATTTCTCAAATCCCAACCATGATGATGTGTTAACCACAAGGCAACCTTATCCTGTAACAACCTCTGTCCTTTTTttacatctctctctctttctcttttatttatttatttcttcagACCCTTATCCACTGTGTTTCACACTTTCACATGGAtcctatattattttatttattataaacaaaCTTTTCATCCAAACCCCTACAATTATTTGTAATTCAATAAATTCAAAGATAATTTAATTGtctaaaacatataaatataaacgaTATAACAAGTTATATATAACCTAAATTAAATTAGTCTtgattatcaaaatttattttataattaattttatcagaataaaattttaacatatttagtccaaatttcaaattttggatACTTATTATTATAGGAAACATATCAagcatatataaattaataaattaatttattattacatCCATATGAACCATACAAAAACACAGATAAAAATATCTAAGTCTAATCAGAACTAGAATAGAAATAATTAGACcaaattaacttattaactgttttattgataaaaatgacaaaatgtGATACATAATCAAAGACTTGGTCGATAAGAATTTATTGTCCAGCCTGCGTGCCCTCAGTTGGTGATAAAAAATACAGGTTAAGAatctaaactaataattgaCGATTTATTACTACCAATGCTTCTAACGAGtcttaaattcaaaatttttgaatgtctcactCTCATTTTATATATGGAGCTAAATGTCACTAAGCTACGAGCCAATTAGTAGAtcaaattaattagttaaatatttttttagagaagaaactatgtaaacatatattattttttaattaacaataacaTTTTATCCAATTGGCCCAATCAaaagtttttataaatctttgcatgcaaaaaaattttaaaatataaacttttacAAGGACAAATACACAAATCTcccaatataatattataatataataataataataataataataattattattattattataacacgCAACCCCCAAATCCTTCTATAAATAAGACCATCATTCTCACCATCTTCTCCTCCGcattcaaaacctaaatccaTTTCCCCCAAATTCcatttcaaatcaaaatcaaacccCAAAAAATGTTAGCAATTTTCCGCAAAACCCTAGCCCATCCTCCCCAAGAGCTCAATAGCCCCACAATCTCCAGCAAACCCCCTCGCCCTTCCAAGCTCCCCGACGAGATCCTCACCGCCTTCAACGCTTCCCATCCTGTCACCGCCTTCGCCGCCACTTTCCGCGGCGGCGCCGCCCTATCCTCCGCTGGTGGAGACTTTAATCGACGCCGTCTTTTCTGTGCCCTAGATGACATCTATTGCGTTTTCGTCGGTTGTATTGATAATCTCAGCTCGCTCATCCGGCAGTACGGTCTCTGTGGCAAGATCACCGATGAGGCCTTGCTCGTTCTCGAGGCTTATCGCACGCTTCGTGATCGGGGGCCGTACCCGGCCGATCAAGTGGTGAAGGATTTCCAGGGTTGCTTCGCCTTCGTTGTTTATGATAACAAGACTGGCACTGTGTTCGCCGCACTGGtaattttcctttaattttttttctctcttttttttatttattgattgttttttagTGTAATTAGTGAAATTACTTgctgtctttttatttattttatttattacttttccacgtcgtttttttaatgtttttattaaagttgtaatttttatgaaaaaaatatcatagaAGACCagtatacattttttttttttcttttataattttaatggaaaaaaaagatGGTTGTTTTaagttgaaaataaaacataaatataattagtATAACAACCATGCGTCGAATCCCGGCGTTGAATTACTGTAGTAACACTGTAGTTTACTgtagtataattttttatacagtGTTTCAGATGGTGTTTACTTGTCGTTAGAGAGTGCTTGTCACATTCGGAACAAAAAGTTTTAGtggtaaaaattatataaaaatttgtatgccaataatatatacatatatgtatatagaaaATGGGATGGTGatgataaaaatcaaaa includes:
- the LOC120271850 gene encoding stem-specific protein TSJT1-like; this translates as MLAIFRKTLAHPPQELNSPTISSKPPRPSKLPDEILTAFNASHPVTAFAATFRGGAALSSAGGDFNRRRLFCALDDIYCVFVGCIDNLSSLIRQYGLCGKITDEALLVLEAYRTLRDRGPYPADQVVKDFQGCFAFVVYDNKTGTVFAALSSDGKIPMYWGIAADGSVVMSDELEIVKGGCGKSFAPFPTGCMFHSDGGLRSFEHPMNKMKAMPRVDSEGMMCGACFKVDTFSKINSMPRVGSAANWASWEDAH